One genomic region from Nocardia vinacea encodes:
- a CDS encoding peroxidase translates to MLELDDIQHILLTRTPAMTGRYEFLSFDDPAGARAWLTPLVDRVQSAADVRATMDSSDRWVTLAFTWRGLRALGVPEETLATFPDEFREGMAARADILGDTGAAHPDNWVGGLAGDDLHAIAILFARTDAEYQRCTTEHHKLVARCSGVRVLSFLDLNATPPFDYAHDHFGFRDRLSQPVIAGSGEAPTPGSGAALQPGEFILGYPDEERPARALPQPEVLFRNGSYMAYRRLQEHVGAFRNYLREHADTPDGQNLIAAKLMGRWRSGAPLVLAPDRDDPALGADPMRNNDFNYKEMDPHGYAVPLGAHARRLNPRDTAVNMNRRRMIRRGATYGPALPEDAPDDGVDRGIAAFIICASLVRQFEFAQNVWINDKTFHELGNEHDPICGTQDGTLDFTIPKRPIRKTHAGLPAFTTLRGGAYFFLPSISALRYLATLDSREVTP, encoded by the coding sequence ATGCTCGAACTCGACGATATTCAGCACATCCTGCTGACCCGGACCCCGGCGATGACCGGCCGCTACGAGTTCCTGTCCTTCGACGATCCCGCAGGGGCACGGGCTTGGTTGACGCCGCTGGTGGACCGCGTGCAATCGGCGGCGGACGTGCGCGCCACGATGGACAGTTCCGACCGCTGGGTCACGCTGGCCTTCACCTGGCGCGGGCTGCGGGCGCTCGGCGTGCCCGAGGAAACGCTCGCCACCTTCCCGGACGAGTTCCGCGAAGGCATGGCCGCACGCGCTGACATCCTGGGCGACACGGGCGCTGCTCATCCCGATAACTGGGTAGGCGGGCTGGCCGGTGACGACCTGCACGCCATCGCGATCCTGTTCGCCCGCACCGATGCCGAGTACCAGCGCTGCACCACCGAACACCACAAACTGGTCGCTCGTTGCTCCGGTGTGCGCGTGTTGTCGTTTTTGGATCTGAACGCGACGCCGCCCTTCGACTACGCCCACGATCATTTCGGGTTCCGAGATCGGTTGTCCCAGCCGGTGATCGCCGGATCCGGCGAAGCACCGACCCCCGGCTCGGGCGCAGCGTTGCAACCCGGGGAATTCATCCTGGGCTACCCCGACGAGGAGAGGCCGGCGCGAGCGCTGCCACAGCCGGAGGTGTTGTTCCGCAACGGAAGCTATATGGCCTACCGGCGGCTACAAGAACACGTCGGCGCGTTTCGGAACTATCTGCGTGAGCACGCGGACACCCCGGACGGGCAGAACTTGATCGCCGCGAAGCTCATGGGGCGCTGGCGCAGCGGCGCACCCCTGGTGCTGGCACCGGACCGGGATGATCCGGCGCTGGGCGCGGACCCCATGCGCAACAACGACTTCAACTACAAGGAAATGGACCCGCACGGCTACGCGGTACCACTCGGCGCGCATGCGCGGCGCCTGAATCCCCGTGACACCGCGGTGAACATGAACCGCCGCAGAATGATTCGCCGCGGCGCCACCTACGGGCCCGCGCTACCCGAGGATGCCCCCGACGACGGGGTGGACCGCGGGATCGCCGCGTTCATCATCTGCGCCAGCCTGGTACGCCAGTTCGAGTTCGCCCAAAACGTCTGGATCAACGACAAGACATTTCACGAACTCGGCAACGAACACGACCCCATCTGCGGCACCCAGGACGGCACCCTCGACTTCACGATCCCCAAGCGGCCCATCCGTAAGACGCATGCGGGACTGCCGGCGTTTACCACGCTCAGAGGCGGTGCGTACTTCTTCCTTCCGAGCATAAGCGCTCTGCGATACCTGGCCACGCTCGACAGCCGAGAGGTCACACCATGA
- a CDS encoding DUF305 domain-containing protein, whose protein sequence is MSRWFRVAALVSVAFVLVVLGAALRPLVLPEEHTAAPVLNPVEIGFAQDMTAHHQQALIMVQRLDRDVDPTVLRLAQQLSDAQRIEIGTMLGWLRLADASPLSSHPMAWMHAEAAVSQHHPSAGQSTGDAMPGMATTAELDALSAARGHDAEILFLQLMFRHHQGGLVMARAADELLTSGPIKETARSMFQSQSQEAGVISVLLTQLGGQAAQ, encoded by the coding sequence GTGTCCCGTTGGTTCCGAGTCGCGGCGCTCGTCTCTGTTGCGTTCGTCCTGGTGGTGCTCGGCGCGGCGCTGCGCCCACTCGTACTGCCCGAAGAGCATACGGCCGCACCGGTTCTCAACCCGGTCGAGATCGGATTCGCGCAGGATATGACCGCACATCATCAGCAAGCACTGATCATGGTGCAGCGCTTGGATCGTGACGTGGACCCGACCGTGCTGCGGCTGGCGCAACAGCTTTCGGACGCGCAGCGCATCGAGATCGGGACCATGCTCGGGTGGTTGCGGCTGGCCGATGCGTCGCCACTGTCGTCGCATCCGATGGCGTGGATGCACGCCGAGGCGGCTGTGTCGCAACATCATCCGAGCGCAGGCCAGTCGACCGGCGATGCGATGCCGGGTATGGCGACTACCGCCGAACTCGACGCACTGTCCGCAGCCCGCGGTCACGATGCCGAAATACTGTTCCTGCAGTTGATGTTCCGTCATCATCAAGGCGGACTGGTGATGGCTCGTGCCGCAGACGAGCTTCTGACCTCAGGCCCGATCAAGGAAACCGCGCGCTCGATGTTCCAGAGCCAGAGTCAGGAGGCCGGTGTGATCAGCGTGCTGCTCACCCAACTCGGTGGTCAGGCCGCGCAATAA